GGGACAAGAAAGGATAGAGACATGCCCATTTTGGTTAGAAATGTCACGAGTGTAGCGATCCATACTTCGTTCTTACTTGCCGATACTTCACTTTCTTTCGAAATATGTATCCCCAGGGCATCTGACATGGAATCCGCTATCGCGATAGTCAAGATACCTCCGACCACCGCCTGCATAGAATTCGTTCCCGCATGTAGCCCGACGATTAGCCCCAGCGTAGTAATCACGCCAGATGTCAGCCCAAAATTTAGACCGGTACTAATGGCTGCTCTATTCATGGCTCTCCCAATACATAAGCCTTCGAAATACTATCATGGGGTGTTCAGAAAATGACGAATCGCAATAATTTATTCAATGCAAATATCCACCTTTTCGGAAGAGAACAATGTGTTGACGAGGCGAAAGGTGGAGGTGGAATTTGAATTTACAACTAATTCAACTTGTTATGTCATGCAACGCCCGAATGAGACGCCCAGCCGGATTTTCTCGGGTCACTATCGCGATATGAGCGTTGATATAAAACTGGCCGGCCTCAAGTTGCTCTAACTCCTCGGCGGTTAAAACTTCGTTGCTGGGGATCACCCACTCGTTAGTTCCACTACCCGCGGCCAGGGTAACCACCGGCGCCCCCGTCTTCCCCTGGACTCCCACAAGAATCCATCCAGACAGCTTATTGTGCCTATCTATACAATATAAAACCAGAGTTTATCTGACGAGACGAATCAGCAAATTGGCGTCCTTTACACTACTTCATTCGCACAAGTAGGCAATACGCTGAAAACAGGGCTCTCAACACTAAATCCAGACGATCAAAAACAGTATTGGGAGCGTCTATTCTCAGAGATGGAATCAGGCAAAATACAACTGCCCGAAGATCAGGAAAGCAGTAGGCGTTCGCTTCCGGATAGCGAAATTACAGGTGATAGTTGAGCGTAATTTGCCACAGCAGGTGCGCTCAAATTCGCTGCCACCATGCTCAGAATAAAATCCAAAACAATGTCGTTTTCAAAAAATCAAAGATGCATGGTGCAAATGATAGCGTGCAGAACCAGAGAACGGCTTAAACCTTAAGCTCAACAAAGACTGTTACTTCTTCGCGATCGTGATAAAGCTGTTTACACAGCATGCGAAAGGCCACACCGTTTTCGTGTAAGGCATGCTCGATGGTGTCGAGACACAAACGCAACTCCTGATAGCGTTTTTTCATCGGAAGTTTCAGATTGAACACCGTCGCGTGACACCATCTGTTCGTCAACCATTTTGCCACCATGGTCGCTACTTTAATGGGTTGTTCAACGATATCGCATACCATCCAATCGACGGTTTTATCTGGCCGATAACGGAATCCATCTTCGCGTAGGTGGGTTATTAGTCCTGTATCCAATAATTTCTGGTCCATATTGCCATTATCAACAGCGATAATATGCATATTGTATCTGGCAAGTTGCCATGTCCAACCACCCGGTGCTGCGCCAAGATCGATCGCGCTCATGCCTGAGCGCAATTTTTGGTTACGCTCTCTTTCGTCCATGAAGGTTAAAAACGCTTCGTCGAGTTTTAGCGTCGCACGACTCGGCGCGCTTTTCGGTAAACGTAGGCGCGGAATTCCCATCGCCCAGGGGGAACTATTACTAAGCGGGCTATAGCCAATAGCTGCCGCAGCAGTACTCAAAAAGCAAATATGTATGCGCAAGCCATCGCATGCTTGTTGTTGGCGCAGAAAGCCACCTTGTATGAGCGCGCTATTAAACGGTTTTTCAATACTGTTACACAGTGCGGATAAAGCTTTGCCATCGTTGGTGTCGAGATGTTCATATGACACACGACATGCCTGCTCCGGTATTTCTGCCAGTGATTCAAGCAGTGGCGAAATACGATCATTCAGGGGTAAATCGTTGCGCAAATCCAAGGCTACAAACCATTGCCGCGCAAAAGTCAACGCGCGAAAATCAAGTTTCTCGACAAGTTCTTTAGAATGCGGCGCCTCGTAGGGATGAAAGGTGACGTAGCCCGCCTGTTGTTTGGCTTTGCAGTAACCGGCCACGCCGACCTGTACGGCGAGATCCTGTATCTCCGCCGCACATTCATTTTCAAACCCGCTGCGGCAATATAAAAATAGGAATTGCATGGCTACTACCTTTTTATCACCGTTGAATTTGGCTAAACAAGATCTGTTTGAAAGCGCGCATATTGCCATTTCACCCCTAAAGTTTCCACTTTAACTTGAGGCATTGGTGGTTCGCCTCTTTTTCTGTCTCAACCGCGACATTGGGAGCATGCACGCCCGATGAAACAATACGGATAATCGCAGCTAACAGATGCTAACGATCGCAATTGCGTGACTCGGCAGCATTTCTATGTTCTGAAGCGGACCGATCGATATTTTTGTGTTGGCGAGTCAAAACACCATAGTAATCAGCTTCTTCACACCCTTCAAAGGGGCAATGTTTCGCTGATGCTTACCCTCGACCGGCAACATTCATATACCGCAGGTCTCAGTACTTGAAACTGACGAAGAAAACCGTATTTTCGTTTATACTTTGCATTCATTCATTCACTTTTTCTTTCTGAAAGGTTCTTACCATGCGCTTCGTCTGGGGTATTCTGCTAAAGGGTTTGGCGACTATTTTACCTATCACCTTGACCCTGTATCTGATCTACTGGATCAGCACATCAATGGAGACCTTGCTGCATTCGGTGATCACTAACGTGATCCCAAACCACACCTACATCCCCGGTATGGGCGTGGCAACCGGGCTGGTACTATTGTTTTTGATCGGATTGGTGGTCAATGCCTGGTTTGTCAGACATACCATAGACTGGAGTGATCGTCTTCTCGCGCGCATTCCCTTAGTGAAATCCATACACAGCGCGATCAAGGACTTCACCCACTTCTTTTCGTCGTCGGATCAGCGCAGCAAACAACAAAAAGTGGTGCTGGTTACGATTAACAATATTCACCTATTGGGTTTTATGACGAGAGACCAAGTCGATTTTGTGCCTGATTCTACAGAGGAAATTGTTGCCGTGTATCTTCCCATGAGTTACCAGATTGGTGGCTACACGATTTACCTGCCGCGTTCCCAGGTAAAGCCTGTCGACATGACGACAGAAGACGCCATGCGTGAAGTGCTGACGGCTGGATTGTCCAAAGGCAGTTCCAGAAATAAATCCTCACGTACTCCCTCTACAAACACGCCCGAAAAGTCCCACTCCTAAACGGAGTTACTCTTCGTTCATCCGCTTGCGCAGCTGTACGGCTTCTCCCTTCTTGCGCAGGCGGATATTCAGCATCTCGACACCTACCGAGAAGGCCATGGCAAAGTAGATATAACCCTTCGGTATGTGCAAATCGAGACTTTCGGCCACCAGTGCCACGCCAATCATGATCAGGAAACTCAGGGCCAGCATCTTTACCGTTGGATGCGCATCGACAAACTGGCTGATGGGGCCCGAAGCCCACATCATAATCAGAACGGCAATCACGATGGCCGCAACCATAATACTGACCTGGTCTACCAATCCAACGGCTGTAATCACCGAGTCCAGGGAAAAAACGATATCGATAATGGCGATCTGGATAACGATGCTTAGAAATGAAGCCGGCTTGTTGGATACGGACTTCGCTTCCTCTGCACCTTCCAGGCTGTTGTGAATCTCAACCGTACTCTTATAGATCAGGAATAGCCCGCCTAGCAGTAGCACCAGATCCCGGCCTGAGATTTCTTCGCCAAACACCTCAAACCACGGTGCGGTCAGTCGCGCCAGCCATGCCAGCGAAAGCAATAATAGAATACGGGTGCCCATTGCCAGCCCAAGACCGATCACTCTTCCCTTGGCCTGTTGTTCCGGTGGCAGCCGCCCAACCAGGATGGCAAGAAAGATTATGTTATCGATACCGAGAACAATCTCCAGTACGGTCAGGGTCAAAAAGGCAAACCATAGCTGTGGATCCAGAAGGAAATCCATAGACACCTCGTGAAAAGGGAAAGACGGCGAGTGGGCGCTATTCTTACGTCGCTTCGTCTGCAGGTCAAGATGGTAAAAAGAATTATTTTACCTGAACTATCTGCTGTGATTCCAAATAGAAAAACCGTCTGAAAGACGGGCGGCTTCCTGAACCGAACAAAGATTACTGCACCCGGTAAAGCTCTCCAACACGCTCATTGCTGCACCGGCCAGGGGTAGCGACGCATTTTTCGATCAGGCAGGCTTGTCTGCGTTCGGTTTGCATCATCTATTCCGAGCCGAGTTCTACCACCATATTCAAAACTGTGAGGTACTTCACTTCCCTAACAAAGCCAAAAACAATATGGTTGGATCTCAACGGAGGGGGTAGAAATGAAAAAACGTATCACTTTTCTTGATGTTCACGAGGCAATACAGCATCTTTTCCAGAAACAAATTCAGTTTAGTCAGGATTTCATTTATGTCCGCGGCGCCAATAAGCACACTGCCGTGGAAGAAAAAGTCAACGCGTTTCTATCCTATTTACCAGTGGCACACATTCAGGATCCTTCTGACGACGTACCAAGACGTGTACCGGTACATGCGCTAAACAATGGTTACAAGGTCATACAGGAAGGGCATCACGCCGCTGTCGCATTTGCGCTTATGGACAAAAAAGGAATTTATCCCCACGGCATTCCCGTAGATTACAACAATTTCGGTCAAAACAAAGTAAGACACATTTTTATCGAAGAGGATGGCCGCTGGCATATCACCGCACTAGATGGCAAGCAATGGAAACTCTTCGACAAGGAAATTGATAAGCCGCTGCGCTTTGGACGAACAGGTTTACCTTTTGAGGAGTATCGCAAAAGCGTTTCTGCCAATACCGACCTGGGACGGTTTCTTGCCTCATGCCAGGTGAAGGAGACTCACTGATGTCCCAGGTTTTGCTACAAGACCAAACTCAACCATGGCGCGGGAGAATACTGCTTTGTCACATCTGGAATTATTGGGATATGTGAATCCGATATTCCCCTATTGCTTTTGAACGGACTTTATCTCCGTCCTTGTAGGTAGAAAGAAATTTAACGGCTAGCGCTCCTCTAGTTGTATTCAGTATGTCGCAAAAGAAGGGATAGGTATTGATGATATGAACGCCAGGCAACACATCTTTATCGATAGTACTAATGGTTAAACTTTCCATCGCTGTTGAACGACCATCCGTATTCAGCCCTTCAATCAGAATTCTATTGGCACCGAGTTGATTTCGACGAGAGAGATAGCGCTCATCGCTATCGCTCAGTTGCGGCTGAAAGAAAAACAATTGTGAAACTTGTTCGCCCAGAAAATTGGAAAAGCCTTCGCCAGGCGGAAAATCAAAAGCGACGCCCTGGCCAAGATAAATCCCCAAACTACACTCGGCTGGGTTTGATGAATTTTCTGAACGTATCAAAATGCCTATCTCACCTTGCCATTTTCCTACGGCATTAGCGCCACTCAAATTGAATCGCTGGGCAAAGTCCCTGGAATAATAGAACTGGTGCGCGGCCCCCATCGAAGCTGGCGAGACGCCTGCGAGCACCAGATTGACATTCGCCAGCAACAGCAATACAGGCATCAATAGATTTACAAAATACTTTCTCATCAGAGCAACCGCTTTTTATTGAAAATTGGCAAAATTCAGTTCCTGAGCATAGCGCGGGTTTCCTCTCAGTGCGCCAACGACATTATCCATGGAATGTTGACATAGCACAAAGTCGCCAGCTCTTACCAGATTGCGGACGGTGGCATAACCTGGCACCACGGCGCCGACCAGGGCCTCTGTTGTACTCCTGGTGGGAGCGCTGCAACTGAGCGAGATATTGTGAACGATCCCCAAGCGTGGACCGGTTCCCACGCTGACTAAATCATATGAAGCCCTGATATGAAGAATATGATTTTGTGGCGATAAGACCGCTTTACCAACGGCGAGCACCGAAGCGATATTCCCTGGCACCCACGCCGGGAACGTCGTTCGCGCCATGCCGGGCGCGTTGAATGTCACGCACGGAAGTTCGTGACTATAGGCCATAAGCGATGCGAGGCCACCACCCAGGGAATGTCCCGTAAGATAGACTCGGCGACGACGACCATACCGGCTTTTCCAGCTCTTCAAAATATCATTCGCCTGTACCGCCTGGCCAGGATATTGACCAAGAAAAATACCAAAATCCTCTACGCCATCTGCAATATCATCAGTACCTCTAAAGGCAACAACCATATCTCTTCCATTTTGGTGACTGAATACACCGGCGTAAAAGCCCGAACTATCATTGCCGCTATACGCGATACGCGTCCACGGACCTACTGAGATCACGTCGTGTTCATAAATTGCGCTGGACGCAACCGCCAAATCCATAATACTGGGCATAATAGTCTCCTCCATTCTTTTCTACTAAGGCTAATCGCATCATAGCAGTCAAATTTTTGAGCTAAGTGTGAAGTAAATCATAGTAACAGAGCATCAACTATCCGAATGCGATCATCCCAAGAGGAGTTCGTCGCTACGTCGCACCGCAATACAGACACTCTCGATCCGAATACCCGAAAACTCATGCACTCGGAATCGTCGTTCATCCTCCCTAGACACCAAAATGCTCTTTATATCAATAAATCACTTTCAGTCAAATTACCGCGTTGCTATGTGGCTCTGCTATGGTTTGGCTGTTGCATGTGTTTACGCACCGACGCAAATGTATGCGCCTTGGCCTTGTGACAAGCTGAGCATTTGGTATCGGCAGTACACCAATCACACCTAACCAAAGCTGAAGATATAAATCAGGATGAACAAACCGCTTAACATCGACAACCCCCCTCATTGTGAATTATCCTTCAGTTCCTGGGCTCCTTCTTGCTTTATCCGAATGGTTTACGCGGCATTGTTACCTCCTTGTGGTATCCATCCGCGATGGCAACCTTTTTCAATTGAGACTGAGACGCCGATAAATTCACGTCTTTTTCTGATTGATGGTCGTGACAGGATCAGCTGAGTCATGTGTACAGGAAAGATAAATTGATGATCTATTTTGTCGTTTTCATTTAGATGACATGCTCGTAGGACAACGTTATTTGAAGACGCTATACCAGGAATTCTTTTCCATAGTTGTACAAACGCAAATGCTGACAGGGTGGTATTCCAGTTTATGAAATCATTTTTCAAAAAAGCATATTTCCTAACACCGTTTAAAAAGCAGCTCTTTTCGCTACTGAAAATCTTCTGGGTTCCTCCGGCCAACATCCACCAGCACCTGCACTTTCACGGAGATATCAAGGTTACAACGGCCAATGCCAGTTCATTCAAGATTCGCAGTTATGGTTACCAGGTTGAAAACAGAATATTCTGGAACGGTTTATACGGTGACTTCGAGCGACATTCACTTCGTTTATGGACTGAATTGTGCCAGATGTCGGACGTCATATTTGATATTGGCGCCAATACAGGGATTTATGCCCTGCTGGCAAAAGCCGTCAATCCCAGTGCAAAAGTATACGCCTTCGAACCCGTTGAGCGAGTATATGAAAAGCTGATCAAAAATGTAGAACTCAATCGATTCGATATTGCATGCAGCCCAAAAGCTATCTCCAATTACAACGGCGAAGCGGTTATATATGACACCGCGACGGAGCACACTTACTCGGTAACGGTAAATCGAGATACGAATTTGAATCCTGATGACTCTATCGAGGTTAAAATCCAAACAATAACCTTGGATACTTTCATAGAACAAGAAAAGCTGGATAAGATAGATCTACTCAAGATAGACGTCGAGATGCACGAGGTGGAAGCACTACAAGGATTCAGTAAATATCTTCAACGCTTTCAACCGAGTTTTCTTATCGAAATTCTAAACGATGACGTCGCCAATGGCGTTTATGAAATGATTAAAGATTTTGGCTACGAGTTTTATAACATAGATGAAGAAAAAGGCCCTCATCGCGTCGAAAGGCTTTCTAAAAGTGATGTATTCAACTTTTTGATATGCAAACCGGAAATTGCCAATCGCTTGTCTAAACTGTTACATCGTTAGATTGCGGCATGCTGTACAGGATGCCGCTGGTAACAAATCAAACGTAAATCCATTTAGCCGACGCAGAAACTGCCACTTCGCGGTTTGTAGACGTCCTGTTGGAATTGACCTTGCCCAAAACCAATCCGTCCCGTAGCACGAAATTTACTGTCGACTAAAACTTTCTATCTAGACTAGCCACTGTCTTTGCCGCATAGACAGGGACAGGTTTGCAGAGCACCATGCGAATTCTCCCCTCTTGCGCCAGGAAAAAGTCTTCAATGCGTAAGGTATTCCGGTAAATGTTCTCGAATTTCCTCGGGCGTAGAATGCGTCAGCGTTTTATTAAGTTCGAAGACAATTTTTCCACTGGTTTCTTTCGACAATTGCGGGCGCAACTCACCCAGCAATGCCGGCGCTGCAACGATTAGCAGATGCTCCAACTTATTCGCCTTCGTGAGACTGTTCAGATAGCCAGCGACACGACGTGCAAATTCAGACAATTCATGTTTCTTAGGATCGGTTTCCGCCTGAAAAGCATGACCGCCTGACCCGTCCGAACCTTTTACCTTGCCCGGCAAATCACTGGTGATATCGCGGTCGTGCAAGCGACCTTCCGGATGCGCCAAGGTTTCAATTTCTTTCAAAGGAGAACTGGCGGATTCGCTTGAAAATATTCTGGCCCGAGTACTATCAGCAACAACAATCAATGATGTCATACCCTACTCCTTTTACAGCTCAGATATCCTACTAAAATACTTCGAGACTCTGCAGTTTGTTTCTTCTACTGAGCCTCCCATCTACCCACCGGATGAATTTATAACACCCTCAATGTCATTCTATATCACTTCCATATTGCTGGATATAGACATTCAGAATTTCCAACGACCTGTACACCACGCAACCAAGCTAGCTGACGACCGAGTGCACAGTAAGCTGATTGAACGGAATGACCCAGCCATAGTGATTGCAGGCTTCTACTGACAATTTTTGTATGAGTCGCCGGTTCACGAGATAATCTGAAGCGGCTTTACCAGAAAATCTCGCGACAATAATCATATCCAATGACGACGCGCCAGCCTGATCAAAAGTAACATGTAGATCTTGCAGAAACTTCCCCGCGTCTTCAGCTTCCAATCCCCTTTTTAATGATGCACCCAATAAATCCACTATTTTCCCCGTGATTTCCGATTGATGTCGATAATCCAGCCCAAAGGGAATCATGTAGGTAAAGCCGTTCTTACTGAGATTCCGCGGCTGTTTATCAATATAGGCGCTTGTGGAAAACGTCT
The nucleotide sequence above comes from Gammaproteobacteria bacterium. Encoded proteins:
- the rlmM gene encoding 23S rRNA (cytidine(2498)-2'-O)-methyltransferase RlmM is translated as MQFLFLYCRSGFENECAAEIQDLAVQVGVAGYCKAKQQAGYVTFHPYEAPHSKELVEKLDFRALTFARQWFVALDLRNDLPLNDRISPLLESLAEIPEQACRVSYEHLDTNDGKALSALCNSIEKPFNSALIQGGFLRQQQACDGLRIHICFLSTAAAAIGYSPLSNSSPWAMGIPRLRLPKSAPSRATLKLDEAFLTFMDERERNQKLRSGMSAIDLGAAPGGWTWQLARYNMHIIAVDNGNMDQKLLDTGLITHLREDGFRYRPDKTVDWMVCDIVEQPIKVATMVAKWLTNRWCHATVFNLKLPMKKRYQELRLCLDTIEHALHENGVAFRMLCKQLYHDREEVTVFVELKV
- a CDS encoding DUF502 domain-containing protein, which encodes MRFVWGILLKGLATILPITLTLYLIYWISTSMETLLHSVITNVIPNHTYIPGMGVATGLVLLFLIGLVVNAWFVRHTIDWSDRLLARIPLVKSIHSAIKDFTHFFSSSDQRSKQQKVVLVTINNIHLLGFMTRDQVDFVPDSTEEIVAVYLPMSYQIGGYTIYLPRSQVKPVDMTTEDAMREVLTAGLSKGSSRNKSSRTPSTNTPEKSHS
- a CDS encoding TerC family protein, with product MDFLLDPQLWFAFLTLTVLEIVLGIDNIIFLAILVGRLPPEQQAKGRVIGLGLAMGTRILLLLSLAWLARLTAPWFEVFGEEISGRDLVLLLGGLFLIYKSTVEIHNSLEGAEEAKSVSNKPASFLSIVIQIAIIDIVFSLDSVITAVGLVDQVSIMVAAIVIAVLIMMWASGPISQFVDAHPTVKMLALSFLIMIGVALVAESLDLHIPKGYIYFAMAFSVGVEMLNIRLRKKGEAVQLRKRMNEE
- a CDS encoding DUF2974 domain-containing protein, with the protein product MPSIMDLAVASSAIYEHDVISVGPWTRIAYSGNDSSGFYAGVFSHQNGRDMVVAFRGTDDIADGVEDFGIFLGQYPGQAVQANDILKSWKSRYGRRRRVYLTGHSLGGGLASLMAYSHELPCVTFNAPGMARTTFPAWVPGNIASVLAVGKAVLSPQNHILHIRASYDLVSVGTGPRLGIVHNISLSCSAPTRSTTEALVGAVVPGYATVRNLVRAGDFVLCQHSMDNVVGALRGNPRYAQELNFANFQ
- a CDS encoding FkbM family methyltransferase; the encoded protein is MKSFFKKAYFLTPFKKQLFSLLKIFWVPPANIHQHLHFHGDIKVTTANASSFKIRSYGYQVENRIFWNGLYGDFERHSLRLWTELCQMSDVIFDIGANTGIYALLAKAVNPSAKVYAFEPVERVYEKLIKNVELNRFDIACSPKAISNYNGEAVIYDTATEHTYSVTVNRDTNLNPDDSIEVKIQTITLDTFIEQEKLDKIDLLKIDVEMHEVEALQGFSKYLQRFQPSFLIEILNDDVANGVYEMIKDFGYEFYNIDEEKGPHRVERLSKSDVFNFLICKPEIANRLSKLLHR
- a CDS encoding host attachment protein, translated to MTSLIVVADSTRARIFSSESASSPLKEIETLAHPEGRLHDRDITSDLPGKVKGSDGSGGHAFQAETDPKKHELSEFARRVAGYLNSLTKANKLEHLLIVAAPALLGELRPQLSKETSGKIVFELNKTLTHSTPEEIREHLPEYLTH